In the genome of Candidatus Krumholzibacteriia bacterium, the window ACCCCTTGCAAGGAACTGCGATGACGAAGAGTTGTTCTCGATCGATCAATCTCTCGATGGCGGGAATCGCACGGCCACCTAACAATCGGTTGCAGCGGACGGCCCGCTGCGCGGTCCACCGCTGAACGGATACGTTAGAGCGCACGGGATGCCCGAATGACGACCACGGTTATCGATCGGACCTCGTTCCCGCCGCGAGTAGCCTTGCTGTTACCCGCCGTGCTCCTGCTCCACCAGGTGGAGGAGTGGTTTGGTGGGTTCCCAGAGTGGACCCGTTACGCCGCGGGAAACGGAGTGACAGCCGGGCGATTCCTTCTCATCAATGCCGTTGGGTTTGTCTTGTTTACGTTCTGGACGCTGGTCGCATTTCGGGAACGGCAGCTATCCTGGACCATTGCATCCCTAGCCACGCTAATAGGCCTCAATGGAGTATTGCACGCGGTCGCCAGCGTAGTGGTCGGTCGATACTCGCCCGGGACCGTGAGCGGCCTACTTCTATCGCTCCCACTTGCCATTGTCGTTCTACGGGCGGCGCTAGCGGCATTGCCTAGGGGGTTGGTCTACGGTGCGATCGCTGCTGGCGTTCTGTTCCACGGTCTCGTGACGGTCCTGGCACTCGCATAAGGAACGTTCTAGCGGGGGATGGTTGCAGAGTCGTACGAGTGAATGGAGGCTCGGCCGATACCGGTGGCGCCGGCGTCGAGCAAGCGCGGGTGCGCTCTAACAAGGCGTTGCACCTGACAGCGCGCTTCGCGCGCCGCAGGTGAACGCCAGTCCGTTAGACGGAATTTATGGACTCCCGACTAGTCTTGATATTGGGAGCGACTGGCATGCTGGGCCGACCGGTCGTGCAGTCTCTGATGTCGCAAGGGCGCGTTGTGCGTGCTCTAGTGCGCAACGCTGCAGCGGCCCGACGCCTGCTGGGCGATTCCGTCGAGATCATCGAGGGGAGCGCGCTTCAGGAGCGGGACGTCCAAGGAGCGATGTCGGGTTGTCAGGCGGTCCACATCAACCTCACGCGGGAAGCGGAACTGGTTGCCATGCGGCACGTGGTCCACGCAGGGGCAAGGGCGGGACTTGAACGCGTGTCCTACGTTTCGGCGACCACGGCCTGCGAGGAGAACCGATGGTTCGAGGTCGTGGACGTGAAGATGCGCACGGAGGAGGTCCTGCGCCGAAGCGGCATCCCCTACGTCATCTTCTGTCCGACTTGGGTCATGGAGACGCTCGAGAACTTTATCCACGGAGGTCGCGGGGCGATCATCATCGGACGGAATCCCCCCGAGTTACACTTTTTTGCCGCCGCAGACTTCGGACGGATGGTGGCCCAGTCCTACGACGACGAGCGCGCACTCGGCAAGCGCTTGTTCATTCACGGGCCGGATGGTGTGAAGCTCCCCGACGCTCTCGAGCGCTATTACGCTGCCTGCTACCCCCAACTGAGGGTGATACGATTGAAACTGTGGCATGCGCGGCTCGTTGCACGGCTGACCCGGCGGCCAGGGCTTACCTACGTGACAAAGCTGATCGATTACTTCGACCGGGTAGGGGAACTCGGCGACCCTCGCGAAGCGAATGCTCTACTCGGCGCGCCGTCTACCACGCTTGATGAGTGGTTCGCCATGCCACATGGCGGGCAACAGGGACTGCCGCATTGACACTACGAGGTGGGGTTCCGTCTAACCACAGCATGCAGCCGACCGCGCTGCGCGCGGCGGCTGAGCGCCAGCGTTCGGCGGACGCGGAAAGGTATATGTGGGGGTGAGCTTATGATCGTGAGGACTATTGTGGCGTGCGTGTTTCTCGTGGTTCTCTCGACGGTAGTCGCTAATTCGGACACGATCGGGCTTTACGACTACTGGAATGGGTGGAGCTGCAACATCACGGACGGTCTTGCTTACAAGGCGATCTACGTCGTTCACTGGACATCTGGAAATGTAACGGCGTCGGCGTTTTCGGCTCCGAAGCCGGCGTGCTGGACGAACGCGACTTGGGTGAGCGACACGGATCCATGGGGGTGGCCGGGGTCTTCTCAAACTGGAAAGTGGTATCCATACGGCGTGTGCATCACCGAACCGACGGCACTTTACCTTATGACAATCAAGTTTGTCGTTCAGGGATCGAGCCCGCCGTGCTGTCCATATCCGTTGCTTCCGAACCCTTACGAGGATCCGGAGCATCCCATCGTTGTCGACTGCGACAACAACATTCATCCGGTCCCGGGGCTGGTTGCAACGATTAACAGCAACGCGACGTGCCCGTGTGGGTATCCGGTGGCGGTAGAGGAGACCACTTGGGGGAGAGTAAAGTCTCTCTACGGCGAATAGCGCCGTCGAACAAGCGCATGCAGCTGACGACTGGGGCTGTCATGCCGGCTGCGGGGCATCCGGCCTGCCAGCCTCGTCGCAGCTGATGCGCATCCCGTTAGACTGCGGAGGGCAAAGATGAGATTTCTCAACCGGCGTCGCGGCTTCGTTCTTGGGATCACGCTCATATGTCTGGCGGCCATTCCGAGCTACATCCGCGCGTTCGTGATCGTCGGCGACTCGGATGCCCCAGCTTTCGTTACCGGAGACCGAGTCCTCGTGAACCTCGGTGCGTACGACATCCGGCTGCCGTACGCCAGCAGTCAGCTGGCGAGAGTGAGGGACCCGGTACCAGGTGACATGATCGTGTTTCGACTCCTTGATGGCCAGCTTGTGGTCAAGAGGGTGATCGCAGGCCCGGGGACCCGGATCTCCATGCAGGGCAACCACGTGACGATCGACGGCACTGCTCTGGGCTACGCCGCTGTGGCTCCCCATGAGAAAGCAGTCATCAGCCGCGGGCGCCTTGGAGCAGTGGTTGAGATCGAGCGCGGGAACGGACCGGAGGTGTATATCTCATTCGATCGGGGCCGTGGTGGCGTCGGAGACTTTGAGGAACGAGTTGTTCCTGAAGGCTTCTTCTTTGTCTTGGGATCGAACCGCGACGCTTCGATGGACTCCCGCCAGTTCGGGCCGGTTGCTCGAGAACGAATCCTGGGGCAGGTCATTGGTCGTGTGTGGTCCGCGGGCTAACAACAGCGTGAACCTGTCGGTCCGACCCGTCACGTCGCTTGCAGACGACGCAAGCGCCGCGCCGGTCCGGCCCGCAGGTTACGCGGAGCGTTAGACGCACATGAACGAGACGCGGATCGTCAAGCGCCTGGAGGCTCTGCTCGACGGGCTCATCGAGCGGAAGGAGATCCACTCCGCCGTGATGTCGGTCGTCTCCGAGGATGGGACGTTCCGGTGGGCCGGTGCCCGGGGCGAGATGTCTCCGGACGGCGCGCCCATGCTGCCGACGACTCCCTGGTTTATCGCGAGCATCACCAAGCTCTTTATCGCCTCGACCGTGCTGCGGATGGTGGGAGAAGGAGAGCTGGCGCTCGAGGATCGCCTCGTGGACCGGCTTGCAGGCTCCGTCACGGAACGGCTCCACGTGCTCGACGGCGAAGACCGCACCGACCGGATCACGGTGGAGCACCTTCTGGGCCACACGTCGGGGCTGGCGGACTTCATCGAAGACTACCCGGCGTCGCGGCGGAACGAGGGAGCCGACCGACGCAGCCTGGTGGAGATCCTGGTGGAGGACGGCGATAGGGCATGGTCGCTGGAGGACACGGCTCGATGGGTCCGCGAGAGGCTTGTGCCCCACTTTGCGCCGCAGCCTCTGGACGCGCGGCGCGTCCGTATCCGGTACTCGGACACGAACTACCAGCTTCTCATCGGGATCATCGAGGGACGCCGCGGGGCGCCTTTCTTCCAAGTCCTGGAAGATCTGATTCTGGGTCCCCTGGGACTCGAGGACACCTGGCTTCCGGGCCACCGCCGGGGGAGCGGTCCGGAGCCCGACGTGGCCGCACTTTACGCCGGTGTGGAGGTCGCCCGGTTCCCCAGCTTCCTAGCCTCGATCGGTGACATGAACTCGACCTGCGAAGATCTCATTCGGTTCTTGAGGGCCGTCGTGGGGGGCCGTCTCTTTCGGGATCCCGGCACCTGGCGGCGCATGCGGGCGCGGTGGCGCCAGTTCTCCTTGCCGCTGGACCGCGCCGCTCTCCGGCAGCCGGGCTGGCCGATCGAGTACGGCCTCGGGGTCATGCGTTTCCGGCTCCCGCGCTTCCTCACGCCCTTTCGGCCAGTGCCGCAGGTCGTGGGACACACCGGCTCCACCGGGACGTGGCTCTTTCACGCCCCGGAGCCGGACCTGTTCCTCGCGGGGGCGGTGAGCCAGATCGCCGCCGGTGCCATCCCATTCAAGGTGGTTCCCAGAGTCCTCCGGGCGGTGGCGGACGGCCAGAAATGAGGAAGGGATGGAGAGCAGACGACGGCAAGGGCCTGGGCAGATTGGCTCGACCAGTTGGTCCGCGAGACGCTTCCTGCTCTCTCCATGCCAGTGGGGCGTCCAACAAGGCAATGAAGCTGACAGTCGCCTCCGGCGCCAGCAGCTTATCGCCGAACGTTGGGCGGAGAAGAACACCGCCTTCGCAGAGGGAGGCACTACCATGAACAAAGTGACACCTTTTTTGATGTTCAATGATCAGTTGGAAGCGGCGATGGAGTTTTATGCGGCGACGTTTCCGGGGTCGGAGGTGCGGAAGGTGGCGCGTGCGGGGGAGGATGGTCCGGTGAGCTCGGCGGAGTTCGTGGTGGGTGGTCAGCTCTTCCTGGGTTACAACGGGGGGTCGTACTTCAGCTTCTCGGAGGGGGTCTCGCTCTACGTGGACTGCGCGGATCAGGCTGAGACCTAGAATCCGTAGGATACTGACAGTACGGCGTAGTGCAGCCAGGCGAAGTTGTACACCTCGTCCACGTCCGCGCCGCCTTCGACGGTGCGATAGCCGGCGGCCACGCTCCAGCGCTCGCCGATGTCGCGGTAGATCTTGAGCGAGGCATCCTCCGCCCGTCCGGGTCCGCCGGCCAGTGCGTCGGCGTCCAGCACCACGCGCCAGTTGTCCGACAGGCGGCATTGTGCCTCGATGTGCAGCAGGGGCACGAAGCCCACGTCGGTCTTGCGCGCGGAGGTCGCCCCCTGGCGCAGCTCGATCTTCGCGTCGCGCACTTTGGCGGTGAAACCGACCCACCATGTCCAGCGGTCCCCCTCGTGGAAGCGGTAACGGTACCCGAGGCGCCAGGAGTTGAACTGGTAGGTGGCTTCAACCGGCACACCGGCCGTGAACTCGCCGCCGGCGAAATCGATGTCGGTGGCCGGCACGCCGGTCTCGGTGATGGACAGCGGTGCGGCCAGCGCGCGCAGGCTGTGCCGCGCGTTGATGTTCCACGTCAAATACAGGCGACCGGCGGGCCAGGGGCCGTTGCCGGCGACGTCCACAAGGGAGAAGCGCGTCCCGGTTTCGTCGTTCGGGATCTGGACGTCGTTGCGGCTCTGCCAGAACGCGCCGCCCTCGAGTTCCAGGACGAACGCGGGTGGATCGTTCCCCAAGGCGAGGGCCGTACCGGCCGATGCAATCAGGCCGGTGGATAGAAGCAGCGTGGACAAAAGTCGGTTTCTCATAACGATTGGACTTCAAACCTACGAATGGATCCGCGGCGAGTCAAGCCGCACCTGCCAGGGGATCGCCAGGGAGTCCTTCCAGGGGAGTGCCCATGGGGTACCCGAGCCACGCGTGGACGGGAACACCGCCCACCACCGGGAACTCAATTCTGTTCGAAACACCCCCATCGAGAACAGGCCATCGCGACGTGACGATGGCCATGATCTACACCCACGTGCTGAACAAGGGCGGCCTCGGCGTCAGGGCGTCCAGCGCAGTGTTTGGCTTGTTAGCCTGCGAGTTGCGCAGTACTATTTGCGCGCGCGCCCCATCTGGCGGTACGGCAGGGCTCTTTCGCCGCGGCCTATCAGGCTAGGCCGCGAATGGATAGCCGCAGAAGACCAATAGAACGGTAGTTAGACGCCTGTGACACCGGGTGCGGCAGTTACGACCAAAAGGAATCCAAACTCGATGTCCCTTGCCCTGAACAAACCCAAGCTCGATAACCTCGCCGACGAGATCTGGAAGTCGGCCGAGCGGCTGCGCGGCAAATTCAAGCCGTACGAGTACCAGAACGTCGTCCTGCCGATGATCGTGATCCGCCGCCTGGAGTGCGTGCTGATCAAGTGGCGCGAAGAGAAGGCAGCTGAGGTGCTGGCCAAGCGGCCCAAGCTGACCGAGAAGGAACTGGCCAAACTGGTGAAGGGGCTGGAGACGAGCACGGCTCCCTTCTCCAACAAGACCGACTGGACGCTGCGCCGGGTCTACGAGGAGGACCACACCCTCCTCGACGAGAACTTCCGCGCCTACATCAACGGGTTCTCGAAGAACGTCGACGACATCATCGAGCACTTCAACTACCGGGCCACCATCGGGCTGATGGTGAAGAACAACCGGCTGGCCCCTATCCTGAATCAGTACAAGGAAATGGATCTCGGCCCGGACAAGCTCTCGCCGCTGGAGATGGGTTACGTCTACGAGGAGCTGCTGCGGCGATTCTCGGAACAAAGCGGCGAGGAGGCCGGAGAGCACTTCACGCCACGAGAAGTCATCCGCCTGATGGTGGAGCTGCTCGAAATCCCGATCCCCGACCGGCACCTCTCCATCTACGACCCTGCCTGCGGCACGGGCGGAATGCTGTCGGTGGCGAAGGAACATCTCCTCGATTGCGCCGCCACCCCGTGCGTGAGGTGGTCAGAGACAACGAGTGACTCCTGCGGACCAGGAGAAAGGCAAGTGCGACTCGAAGGATTTTGCAAACAGCGACGGTCATTTTGGTTGCTGGTGTGCAGTGGGCTGCTGCTCATCGGGTGCGGCGAGGAGTCAACTGTGGAGCCGAAGGCTCATATTCTCGATGGAGAGTGGGCATACTCATTCGCAGCAACAAGTCCAGTTGTGTGTCCGGCCGTGCCAGTATTGGTGGGATGCAGTGGCGGTGGGGTTCTCCTGTTCACGGGATCAGGCACCTCGCTGCAGTGTGCCTATAGTTTGCGTGGTGCGTGTCAGGACTGTGGGTTTGTCGGGGACTACGGTAGTTCAGGCAACGTCGAGAACCTGGGAGTATCTAAGGGTGAAGTCAGATTCCAGATAGCAAACTGCCAATTCACGGCACAGCTCCCGATGAGCGCCGAAGATCAGATAGCCGGTGTTGTATCTTGCACGATGGGCCTGGATCCCGAGCCAAGCGGCTCATGGCGCATGATAAGAAAAGATTGACCACGTAACTCGCCGCTCCTGCCGACCCGCCGGGACAGCGGAGATAGAGTGCAGTTGGCCAGGGCGCGCGGCGGAGCGCCGTGTCGCTAGGAGGCGGGATGCCACTTGATTTGCGAAAGTTCTGCCCATTGTGCTCTCATGAGATGTCGTCCAAAGAGCGCCGGGCTTTTGCGAAGCCATGGGGAACTCGCTGCGTGGCGCCGTGTCCCAGTTGCGGGAGCTATCTTCGCTGGACGGCCGTGCCGTGGCACACGATGAACGTCGCGGGTGTCTGTCTGCTTGTTTTGGCGCTGGTAGTGGTTCTGGCAAGGGACGCCATGCCTGGAGGGGTGATCGCAGGCCTTTGGGTAATCTCGCTGGCGTTGGTTATTGTTGGCGCTGGTATGACGAGGTTGATTGCGGCGGAAGCTCCAGCAACTCCCCGTCCGGGCGCTGACGCGCGCGCCTCCTAACAGGCGGCTGCTGCCGCGGAGTACCTCATTAGAGGGGCTCGCCCCGTCCGGCGGCTCCGGGACCGGAATGAACGCTGTCCACTGGGCCGCGAACCTGGGAAAACTGAGCACGCTTCGGCTGTTGCTAGACCATCGTGTGCGCTGGAGATCCGGAACAACTACGGAAGCACGGTCCCAGGGCAGACGGTGTGGTCGGCCGTGAACCAGCCGCGACACAGTCAGCTCGAGGCAATCAATGAGTTGCTGCGTGCGGGCGCGGACATCAAACAGGTTGAGTTCCCGACGGGAAACCGGCGAGTCGATGAACTTCTCTCGCCCGCGAGGCGGGGCTGATCGTGCTTGTGGCTACTGGAGCTCGTCGTTAACTGCGGCCTCACAACCGGTTGCAGCGGACAGTC includes:
- a CDS encoding VOC family protein, whose product is MNKVTPFLMFNDQLEAAMEFYAATFPGSEVRKVARAGEDGPVSSAEFVVGGQLFLGYNGGSYFSFSEGVSLYVDCADQAET
- a CDS encoding NAD(P)H-binding protein yields the protein MDSRLVLILGATGMLGRPVVQSLMSQGRVVRALVRNAAAARRLLGDSVEIIEGSALQERDVQGAMSGCQAVHINLTREAELVAMRHVVHAGARAGLERVSYVSATTACEENRWFEVVDVKMRTEEVLRRSGIPYVIFCPTWVMETLENFIHGGRGAIIIGRNPPELHFFAAADFGRMVAQSYDDERALGKRLFIHGPDGVKLPDALERYYAACYPQLRVIRLKLWHARLVARLTRRPGLTYVTKLIDYFDRVGELGDPREANALLGAPSTTLDEWFAMPHGGQQGLPH
- a CDS encoding beta-lactamase family protein yields the protein MNETRIVKRLEALLDGLIERKEIHSAVMSVVSEDGTFRWAGARGEMSPDGAPMLPTTPWFIASITKLFIASTVLRMVGEGELALEDRLVDRLAGSVTERLHVLDGEDRTDRITVEHLLGHTSGLADFIEDYPASRRNEGADRRSLVEILVEDGDRAWSLEDTARWVRERLVPHFAPQPLDARRVRIRYSDTNYQLLIGIIEGRRGAPFFQVLEDLILGPLGLEDTWLPGHRRGSGPEPDVAALYAGVEVARFPSFLASIGDMNSTCEDLIRFLRAVVGGRLFRDPGTWRRMRARWRQFSLPLDRAALRQPGWPIEYGLGVMRFRLPRFLTPFRPVPQVVGHTGSTGTWLFHAPEPDLFLAGAVSQIAAGAIPFKVVPRVLRAVADGQK
- the lepB gene encoding signal peptidase I; translation: MRFLNRRRGFVLGITLICLAAIPSYIRAFVIVGDSDAPAFVTGDRVLVNLGAYDIRLPYASSQLARVRDPVPGDMIVFRLLDGQLVVKRVIAGPGTRISMQGNHVTIDGTALGYAAVAPHEKAVISRGRLGAVVEIERGNGPEVYISFDRGRGGVGDFEERVVPEGFFFVLGSNRDASMDSRQFGPVARERILGQVIGRVWSAG
- a CDS encoding N-6 DNA methylase, whose protein sequence is MSLALNKPKLDNLADEIWKSAERLRGKFKPYEYQNVVLPMIVIRRLECVLIKWREEKAAEVLAKRPKLTEKELAKLVKGLETSTAPFSNKTDWTLRRVYEEDHTLLDENFRAYINGFSKNVDDIIEHFNYRATIGLMVKNNRLAPILNQYKEMDLGPDKLSPLEMGYVYEELLRRFSEQSGEEAGEHFTPREVIRLMVELLEIPIPDRHLSIYDPACGTGGMLSVAKEHLLDCAATPCVRWSETTSDSCGPGERQVRLEGFCKQRRSFWLLVCSGLLLIGCGEESTVEPKAHILDGEWAYSFAATSPVVCPAVPVLVGCSGGGVLLFTGSGTSLQCAYSLRGACQDCGFVGDYGSSGNVENLGVSKGEVRFQIANCQFTAQLPMSAEDQIAGVVSCTMGLDPEPSGSWRMIRKD